One Micromonas commoda chromosome 5, complete sequence genomic window, accgcgcccggtcAGCTCCACGCGTGCCGCAACCTCAAGGAGAACATCGCGCTGGTCATTGGCAAGATTCTTGAGGATCACGCGCGAGCCATCCCGGAAGAGGTTAACACCATTCAGCTGCACTTCATCGACGATACCgtcccggcgctcgccgcgagctgcgccgccATGCGCACCGAATTCATCGAGCACTCGACCGAGATTCGCCACGCGGTCGCCCTTGGTCGGTACATTCGTAACAGCGCCGCGGttgtcgccgcgctcgccgcgggtggcgaggCCAGGGCCCTGAACCTGGGCCCGCTCCAGGACGCCCTCACCCCGGAGGAGAAGATGGGCATCTTCGAGCGCGGCTTGATCGACGTCATCAACCAgtgcggcgtggacgtcaacgccgccgtggcccaCCCCTGGCAGCAGTACCAGCTCCACTACGTCGCCGGTTTGGGACCGAGAAAGGCGGggtcgctcgtcgccgccgtgcgaggatccagcggcggcgcgctcgagtccCGCGACCAGCTCGtctccgagctcggcgcgttggGTCCGTGCGTTTATAaaaacgccgcgacgaccctccgcgtcatcgacgacgacgtcctcgaccgcACGCGGATCCACCCCGAGCGATACGATCACACCCTCGAGATCATCGCCAACGCGTTTGATTACGACTTTGAGAATCTCaagagcgcgtccgcgtccgtgaAGAGGAAGACGCTGGAGCGCGCCATGGACCCGGATAACTGGGATAAactcgcggtgctcgaccTGAGGGCGTACGCGGAGTACCTCAACGGCCAGGGTTCGGGGTGGCTGCTTtcggcgctgagggagttgCGGATGGAGCTTCGCGATCCCTTTGGCGAGATTCGTATGTCGTGGCAGCCGCTCAGCACCTGGGAGGAGTTCTCGCTGCTCacgggcgagacgcgcgagtcGCTATCCCCGGGTAAGATTGTGCACTGCACGGTCAAGAGGCTGGtgccgccccggcgcgaggagggcacCGAGGGTCACGTCGTGGTGCAGCTCGAGAGCGGCGTCATGGGCCACATCGCAAAGTCTGACCTCTCGGACCGCCCGGTGGACCGGCTGGAGCACAAGGTTGCGGTGGGCCAGGTCATCGCGGCTCGGATCATCAACGCCAACTACGAGGAGAACACGGTGTACCTCAAGTGCAAGGGTAGCGCGCTATCCGCGGAGGAGTCGAAGAGGATCGAGTTCCAGACGTGGGGCAACAAGCTGTATTACTCGTGCGAgccgctcgacggcgaggtggccAAGCCCACCAAACCCAAGAAACGGAAGGATGCCGCGTCCAGGCAGGCGTTCATCTCGCGCAACATCGATCACCCGCTGTTCCAGAACATCAGCGCgcagcaggcgcaggcgTATCTCGATAACAAGGACATCGGCGACATCGTCCTGCGCCCGTCTTCCAAGGGGGTCACCAACCTGTCCATCACGATGAAGATTTTCGACAGCATGGTGCAGCACTTCGACATCAAGGAGGGCAAGAAGCCCGGCGTGGGACACACCGCCAACCTGGCGTTGGGCACACCGCTCACCCTTGAGGGGACCGATTACGACGATCTGGACGAGGTGTACGCCCGATTTGTTGAGCCGCTTGTCAGTTCCCTCAAGAAGCTGATCAAGCATCGCAAGTTTTTGCGGGGCACCCGAAGGGAGGTTGACCAGCGCCTCAAGGCTGAGCTGGCGAGGTACCCCGACACCCGCCCGTACGCGCTATCGGTGTCGCACGAGCACAGCGGTTTCTTCTGCCTCTCCGCGATCCTCAGCCGCAGTGGCAACGTCAGGCACGAGTACCTCTCCGTCAAGCCCGGCGGCTTTAGGTTCCGGCAGCGCGAGTTTGGCGACGTGGACCGTCTCCTCAACTTTTTCAAGCAGAGGCCGGTGCCCGACAGGGACCAGGTGaggcagcagcagcagcagcagccgccgccgatgccgcagcagcctccgccgcagcaGTATCAACACCACCACCAGCAGCAGTGGCAGCAACAGCAGCAGTGGCAGCAGCCGCAGCAGGCGTACGGCGGCTATCCTCCTCAGGGAatgccgccgatgccgcagGGAGGCTACCCTCAGGCTGCGTACCAGAACTACCCTCCGCAGCAGGGCGGATACCCtccgcagcagcagcagtgGCAGGGTGGGTACTGAGAGAGTTCAACATATTACGGCGGCGATCCATAAAAATAGAAGACAAAAATAAATGAACTAAAACAATTTTTTCACCACGAGCCACGACCCGCACCGTGTCACACGCCGTATCGCcatgctcgccgccaccgacggaCCTCTGCTCGGCGTCAACGCGTGGGGCGATGAAGATCCCGAGCCGACGGATGAACCCGAGGCCTTCATCGACGGgtgcgacgagctcgccacgCCCGAGGAGGTGCTCACGAAGCTGGAAAAACTCGCAGCCGACTTGGTCCTCGCCACCCTCCGCAGCGACCCCCCCGCGACCCCCGTCCCTGCCGCCGCGATATCCTTCACCGTCGCCAacgtgcgacgcgacggcgcggtgctcgtcTCGAGCGACGGACCCCTGGCTGCGCACCGCGTTCCCCTTTCGGCCACGACGACCCTCTCCCTTCGTGACCCAAACAAGCGCAGGGCGGAGCGCTACGCCAGGATCTGGACAATGTTAgcgtcgtcgcacgcgcaCCTCCGCAGGAACGAGAAGGTGACGCAGCGCGGACTCTACTACCTGATGAGTTCCGGCGCGCACACCAGCTCGCTCTTCCCCGATCCGGCGACGGTCAACTCCGCGTTGCTCGACTCCgtctcgctcgtcgccgtcagcAGGCGGTCCCTGGGGGTGGTCGCTGCGCCTCGGGGCGAGGTGGGCGGAGCGATGTccatccgcgagggcgaggacgcgccctGGCGCAGCCTCTGGGACGAGTCGCGTCAAATCTCCGGCGATatcgcggccatcgccagGTGGGAGTTCCGCGGAGACTTCCGCTACGTGTTGGTAGTCGAGAAACATTCCGTGTTCCATCGGCTTttcgcggaggagcgggtGCACACGCGCCTGCCCTGCGTCGTGGTCACCGCGAAGGGTTTCCCGGACCTCGCGACCCGAGCGTTCCTCAAGCGGCTGCAACTCACGCACCCGCACGTGCCGTTCCTCGGGTTGGTCGACTGGAACCCCAGCGGCGTGCTGATCCTCGGAACCTACAGAGCCGGCGGGAGGACGTCTTCGGCTGTGTTGGAGTCCAGCAGgtacgcgctcgagctcaaGTGGCTCGGCGTGAGgtccgcggacctcgcgacgAACCCCGCGAGGATTCCCCTGACGGATCTGGACCGGGCCAAGGCCAGGACGATGCTAAGAGCAGACGGGGCGAGGTTGgacggcgacacagctggcgacgagtCCACCGACGCCTCGACCGAGCGCCTTCaatcggcgagggcgagggagcTGACCGCGATGTGCGCGACGGGATTCAAGGCTGAGATCGAGTCGCTGTGCCCCGGGAGCTGCGGCGGGGAGGGCAGGTCGCTGTCCGACTACGTGGTGGAGAAGATCCTCCGCGGGGATTACGCGGACTAAAGCTTTGCCGACTAAAGCTTCGCCTCGGCCAAAGCTTCGCCTCGGTAAAACTTTTACCTTTGTACCTACTAGCTAGAGTACTACCGCGTTAACAACTCCTGAGAACCGGTCCCAAACCCTCCGTGAGTTTCGGCGGTAACCCCAGCACGcacgcctccacctcctccgcaaCCCCCAGCGCCCACTCGGCGAGGtccggcggcagcctcgcccCGAACGTTTCATCCGCCCCGAATGTTTCATCGCAAAATTTCTTCACCTCGTCGAACCTctcctccacgcgcgccCGCAGCCCCCAcgcctcgccccccgcgtgGTTCAGGCAGTTGTACACCAGAGCGGTCTGGTGCGCGGCGTACTTgtgcccgtcgcgcgcgtccggatccgccagcgcctccctcagcgctcgcgccgcggagagcagCCGCTgcatcttcgcggcggcggttgaaAAGTGCGACCACCCGGGCGAACGCAGCACGGGCGGGATCGGGAGACgttcctcgcccgcgcgctggagccCGCGGACGTGCGGGAAGAGCTCGAGGAGCCCGCGCTCGTGCAGAACCTCGAGCGGTCggcccgcgcacgcgcggttGAACTCCTTGAAGAgttcggcgcccgcgacgccctcgaacGGGGATCTCGGGGGTGGactcgcgccgtccgcgtcggcccgcgccgcgcgctcgcacgCGAGGGTGACCCGGACGCACAGCTGGATGAGGTAACGGTGGTACTTCGGCCCCGTCGGCCACAGGGGTTCGTGGTGTCGCGTCTGCTTCTCCGCTGCGGAGGGAGAAGGATCGGGAGGGTGCCGGTTGTCAGAGGAGGTACGATCGAGagaggcgggggcggagtCCTCCGTGCCCATGTGTCCATGTGTGCGGGGTCGACGCTCACCTGCACTGGTCGATGCCTCCTCGCGGACTCGAGTGAACAGCGCGCCCTGCCGCTCCATAGCGAAGGGCGTCACCCCAGCGGCGCCGGCTGTGAGCGTTGGGCTGTGAGCCAGTCGAAGTTTCGAGAGGAAAGTCGTGGTGAGAGGAGTTCACTTTCGATAGCACTAGCGACGGTGGGCGACATGACGCCCTACCAGTGGTTCAACGTGGTGAGCAGCCTCGGCTACGTGCTGTTCACCGCCACCACGAGCACCGTCACCATGCTGGTCCCCGCGatcatcctcctccgccccgTATCCGCCAACCTATACGCGCGGTGCACCTCTTGGATCTTCGCGTGCTGGTGGACCTCCTGCCTCTTCATCACCGAGCGACTCAACGGCGTCAAGGTTCGCgtgacgggcgacgcgctgccCCTCAACGCGCCCCTGCTGATCATGTCCAACCACAAGTGCAACCTGGACTGGATGTTCCTGTGGTCGTCCGCGATACGGACCGGGAGCATGTTTCACGTCGGCGTGTTCAAGGCGGTGGCCAAATCGGAGATTCGAGTCATACCGATATTTGGATGGGGTTGCAAGCTCAACGGGTTCGCGTAcgtgcgccggcggtggTCGTCCGATGCGTCCCACCTGACGTCCTGGATCCAATCCCAGATCCGACGCCGGCTGAACGCCAACTGG contains:
- a CDS encoding predicted protein, with the translated sequence MERQGALFTRVREEASTSAAEKQTRHHEPLWPTGPKYHRYLIQLCVRVTLACERAARADADGASPPPRSPFEGVAGAELFKEFNRACAGRPLEVLHERGLLELFPHVRGLQRAGEERLPIPPVLRSPGWSHFSTAAAKMQRLLSAARALREALADPDARDGHKYAAHQTALVYNCLNHAGGEAWGLRARVEERFDEVKKFCDETFGADETFGARLPPDLAEWALGVAEEVEACVLGLPPKLTEGLGPVLRSC
- the SPO11 gene encoding type II DNA topoisomerase VI subunit A 1 (Spo11/Topoisomerase 6A proteins initiate double strand break formation in meiotic recombination and are related to type II topoisomerase 6 subunit A of archaea); translated protein: MLAATDGPLLGVNAWGDEDPEPTDEPEAFIDGCDELATPEEVLTKLEKLAADLVLATLRSDPPATPVPAAAISFTVANVRRDGAVLVSSDGPLAAHRVPLSATTTLSLRDPNKRRAERYARIWTMLASSHAHLRRNEKVTQRGLYYLMSSGAHTSSLFPDPATVNSALLDSVSLVAVSRRSLGVVAAPRGEVGGAMSIREGEDAPWRSLWDESRQISGDIAAIARWEFRGDFRYVLVVEKHSVFHRLFAEERVHTRLPCVVVTAKGFPDLATRAFLKRLQLTHPHVPFLGLVDWNPSGVLILGTYRAGGRTSSAVLESSRYALELKWLGVRSADLATNPARIPLTDLDRAKARTMLRADGARLDGDTAGDESTDASTERLQSARARELTAMCATGFKAEIESLCPGSCGGEGRSLSDYVVEKILRGDYAD